One window of Synergistaceae bacterium genomic DNA carries:
- a CDS encoding 3-isopropylmalate dehydratase large subunit codes for MSSFTMAEAIIAAHTKDPVAPGNICGVSVDFAFANDITAPPSIREFANMGAEKVFDPQRCAILPDHFTPNKDIASAEQAKICRDFARKQGMLYWEVGRVGVEHAFLPEQGYVLPGEIILGADSHTCTGGALGALATGVGSTDLAATWALGTTWLRVPETCRVDFEGSPSQWIGGKDLILAVIGKLGVEGARYMALEFHGEGLSKLPLDGRMTMANMAIEAGGKAGLFVPDEAVLAHVKKRAKRPFKAICPDEGAAYAKRISIDLDKLEPVVALPHLPENVKTAKECKNIEIDQVFIGSCTNGRMTDIEQAVKILKGRKIHDRVRLIVIPASYEVYNASLEKGYIRDLTEAGAVICTPTCGPCLGGYMGILAGGERCVSTSNRNFVGRMGSTKSEIILAGPMVAAASALFGRVADPREVE; via the coding sequence ATGAGCAGTTTCACCATGGCGGAAGCCATCATCGCGGCGCACACCAAGGATCCCGTCGCGCCGGGCAACATCTGCGGGGTCAGCGTGGACTTCGCCTTCGCAAACGACATTACAGCGCCGCCTTCCATCAGAGAATTCGCCAACATGGGGGCCGAAAAGGTCTTCGATCCGCAGCGCTGCGCGATTTTGCCCGACCACTTCACGCCGAACAAGGACATCGCCTCCGCGGAGCAGGCTAAAATCTGCCGGGATTTCGCCCGTAAACAGGGCATGCTCTACTGGGAGGTGGGGCGCGTGGGGGTGGAGCACGCCTTCCTCCCCGAGCAGGGCTACGTCCTTCCGGGAGAGATCATTCTCGGCGCCGACAGCCACACCTGCACCGGCGGCGCGCTGGGGGCGCTGGCCACGGGCGTCGGCTCCACGGACCTGGCTGCGACCTGGGCTCTGGGGACCACCTGGCTGCGCGTCCCGGAAACCTGCCGCGTGGACTTCGAGGGCAGCCCCTCCCAGTGGATCGGAGGCAAGGACCTGATCCTCGCCGTCATCGGCAAACTGGGCGTCGAGGGGGCGCGTTACATGGCGCTGGAGTTCCACGGAGAGGGCCTTTCCAAACTGCCTCTGGACGGGCGCATGACCATGGCCAATATGGCGATCGAAGCGGGGGGCAAGGCAGGGCTTTTCGTCCCGGACGAGGCGGTTCTGGCCCACGTCAAAAAACGCGCGAAACGCCCCTTCAAAGCCATCTGTCCCGACGAGGGAGCCGCTTACGCGAAAAGAATCTCCATCGACCTGGATAAACTGGAGCCTGTGGTGGCGCTGCCCCATCTGCCGGAGAACGTCAAAACGGCCAAAGAATGCAAAAATATTGAAATCGACCAGGTCTTCATCGGCTCCTGCACCAACGGACGAATGACCGACATCGAACAGGCCGTGAAAATTCTCAAAGGCCGCAAAATTCACGACCGCGTGCGCCTGATCGTCATCCCCGCCTCCTACGAGGTTTACAACGCCTCGCTGGAGAAGGGCTATATCCGCGATTTGACCGAGGCCGGCGCGGTGATTTGCACCCCCACCTGCGGCCCCTGCCTTGGCGGGTACATGGGCATTCTGGCGGGAGGCGAGCGCTGCGTCTCCACCAGCAACCGCAACTTCGTCGGTCGTATGGGCAGCACAAAGAGCGAGATCATCCTGGCCGGGCCGATGGTCGCGGCGGCGAGCGCCCTTTTCGGACGCGTCGCGGATCCCCGGGAAGTCGAATAA
- the leuD gene encoding 3-isopropylmalate dehydratase small subunit, which produces MNTILTGKVWKYGDNVDTDVIIPARYLSTSIPSELAPHCMEDIDSTFIKEVKAGDIMVGGSNFGCGSSREHAPLAIAGAGISCVIAVSYARIFYRNAINVGLPIFECPEAVKGIEKGDTVEVDLEKGTITDKTKGKTWTANPFPPFLRDLIGAGGLVPWARKKLKEVRK; this is translated from the coding sequence ATGAACACGATATTGACAGGCAAAGTCTGGAAGTACGGCGACAACGTGGATACGGACGTCATCATTCCGGCGCGTTACCTCTCCACCAGCATTCCCTCGGAGCTGGCCCCCCACTGCATGGAGGACATCGACTCCACCTTCATAAAAGAGGTGAAGGCCGGCGACATCATGGTCGGAGGCAGCAACTTCGGCTGCGGTTCCAGCCGGGAGCACGCGCCGCTGGCCATTGCGGGAGCGGGAATTTCCTGCGTTATCGCCGTCTCCTACGCCCGGATTTTCTATCGCAACGCGATTAACGTGGGGCTTCCGATTTTCGAGTGCCCCGAGGCCGTGAAGGGCATCGAGAAGGGCGACACGGTGGAGGTCGATCTGGAAAAGGGAACCATCACCGACAAAACCAAAGGGAAAACCTGGACGGCGAACCCCTTCCCGCCCTTCCTGCGGGATCTGATCGGAGCCGGCGGACTGGTGCCCTGGGCCCGCAAAAAGCTTAAAGAGGTGCGCAAATGA